AATCTCTCCATGGAGGGCACTGTTACAGTGTCACCCAAGGGgcagggggggggggcggggggggcggtGGCAGGTGGCAGGGTCTCATCATCTTCCTTTGAGCTTTTAATAGCcatcctgccccagcctcccgagtgctgggattacagaaatgaaccatcatacccagtttaaccagtgtgtgtgcatgctaacAGTAGGGCGAGACGTTAGGTTTTCTGACTTGGGAGAGGGAGGTGGCTCATGTCTTGTATAAAGAGGGCAAAAAAGTTggattttaaaattccattttatttgCCTTCCTTGAGACTTTGGCTCGAGTGGTGGAGGGCTGGAATCGCCATGAGGCTGAGCGGACAGAGGTGCTGCGGGGACTTCAAGAGGAGCGCCAGGCAGCAGAACTCACCAGAAGCAAGCAGCAAGAAGTGGGTGACCTGGATCAGGTGGCATTAGAGTCGAGATAGGAAGAAATAACTTTGGTATTAAGGTTCCCAAAAGCCTGGCCTCTGGCTTGTGGTTGCTGTCCTTGTGCCCTTTCCTCTACTGTTGCTGCATCTTCTGCGTCTTATATTTTTAGTGGCTTCCCAGGTCCCCTCCCCCAGACAGTCTTGTCTTTGGTGCCCTAGGTCATTTAGTAAACACTGGTTTCAAGTGTCCATTGCTAATTATTTCTGAAGAAGAGGTGTTTTCCTCATTCTCACTGTTGTGTGCTTTTCTCTCCTGAAAGACAGTAACTCGCCTGGAACAAAGCCTTTCTGAGGCCATGGAAGCCCTGAGTCGTGAGCAGGAGGGTGCCAGATTGcagcagagggaaagagaggcacTGGTAAGCAGGCGGGCTGCGGAGGTAGTCAGTCTTGTCTAGAGACCATGGGCTGTGATGGTCTAGATAAGTTTATAATTTGGGGATACTAGGGCACTGCTGCTCAGGCACATCCTCAGAAGGTTAGTTCTGCTAATCTCTGAAAACAGCCCTGCTGCCAGGCAAATTGGAGCAACTGCAAATTATATTCTTCTTAAAACATTAAAtcgggatggagagatggatcagtggttaagagcactgactgctcttccagaggtcctgagttcaattcccagcaaccacatggctcacaaccatctataatgggatcccctgcccacttctggtgtgtctgaagacagcaacagtgtactcacatacataaaataaatcttaaaaaaacattaaACCTATCTGAGGTGCTAGGTGTGATGtctcaggcctttaatctcagcacagcACTCTtgaggtaggcagaggcaggtggatctccgtgagtctgaggccagcctgcactacataCTGAGACTTTTTATCCTTAGATCCAAATACAACCTTGCATCCAaatgtgcgcgcgcgcacacgcacacacacacacacacacacacacacacacacacacacacctttttctaGAACCCCACTTCTAAAAGCCAGAGGGTCCTCATACGTGCTAGACAAGAGTTCTGTTACTGAGCTATACCCTCAGTCTCTCACTCCCAGAGATTTTGTGTCAGTAGATATATAATGGGTTTCAGAAATTTCCTAGGTGATCTTGTTCAGTCTGGAGTGGGAGGTCTGGTCTAGGTTGGGATTCTTAGAGCTGAAGTGGGCGTGTGAACGCCTGTGAGGTTAGTAGCCAGGCTTGTAACGTGCTGCTTTCATGACATGCTTGCCATGTGCAGCCTGATGCTTATGGGATGCACAAGCCCATCTGACCGGCTCTGACTGTAGGTTtggtgtttgtattttaatggtGTTGGTTATAGCGGTTGTGTGTTAAGTACTTGCTAGGTGCCAGGCATTGCCAAATGATTTACATTCGCTTTTTACTTTAATTCTCACAAAACAAactgtgtatttatgtatttattacctttattttaaaagattatcaatctggcatagtggtgcatacctttaatctcaatatGTGGGatgcagaggcacatggatctctgagttcaaggccagcctggtttatagagtgagttctaaaaCAGCCAGCACTACATTGTGAGATCTGTTTcaataaacatacaaataaataaataataataattacttatTGACGATTTCATAAGAGACGGGGTTTATTTCATATATTCACATCCTACAGTACAGTAAGTCTTCACTTGGCCTGgtgtttcttttaaaagcatgaggtctttctcctcccctccacacacagcCTATGTTAGTGTACTCAGCCTCTCAGTAGGAAAAAAAGCCAGTGATTGGAGGGCTTAAGTAATGTTTTTTCTCAAGTTCTGACAACTACAAGTCCAGGACCAAGGTGCTGGGTGGGTTGGTTTCTGGCTTGCAGACAGCTAACTTCTTGATGCTGCTTCATTTGGCGAAAAGGCAAGATATGCCTACTTTTTAAATAgactatcttttatttattctttaccaATCTTGTATATAAACACTTGCCTACTTTTTAAATAgactatcttttatttattctttaccaATCTTGTATATAAACACTTGCCTACTTTTTAAATAgactatcttttatttattctttaccaATCTTGTATATAAACAATGTGTCTTGATAAAATGCACCCCAAGTCGTCTTTTCTTTTCGGGGTAACTGCCATAGTCAGCTGACTGACCCTGTAGGCGTGATCACATGCCAGTCTCCTGCCATGACCATTGCTGCTGTGTTCATGAGTGCATTGCCTTGTGTGTTGAAAAAACAGCATTTCCTGGCACCCTTCCCTATACCTCAGGATACTCCTGGGCCTTGGGGGGAGTCTTGGCATAGATACAGAGGCCCCCATTTAGTTACTTATTTGCAATACTGTCACCCAGTTCTGAGTTTCCAAATTAGCTATTGCCCACAGCAGAATGAACCTTTTATTGCCAAGGTTGACGACAGCACAAATCTGTgtttaaatatgaatttttaaaaacttatttttactttatgtgtatggttgttttgcctgcatatgtgtctgcacaccatgtgcatgcctgccacagaggccaggaggagacgtcagatcccctggaattggagctaaagacaagtgtgagccaccatgtgggtcctggtaATCAAATTTGGATAATCTGGAAAAGCAGCTGACCAACCCTCCTAACCACTAAGCCGTCTCTGCAGCCtttaaacatgaatatttagGAAGCATTTTGACATCATGTCCATTTAGCAAGACAAGAAAGAGGAATGGCCGTGGACCTATGACCATCACGCCTTGGGCTTCTGCTAGGCTCGCTGGGCCAGGTGTGCTCCCCTGCTGTAGAGCAGCGGGTGGAGAGCTAGGCCACTGATCACAGCCTGGTGAGCCTCAGCTGGGGATGGAGTGATCCTAACTCAGCACTGCATTGTAGGGCTGGGCTGCCAGGTCGCTGGTCTCTTGAGTGCATACTAAAAGTTGGCTTTCTCCTGGGCCtttaggaagaagaaaggcaagcCCTGACTCTGAGGTTGGAGGTGGAGCAGCAGCAGTGCCAGACCCTCCAGGAAGAGCGGGATGAGGCTAGGGCTGGGCAGCTCAGTGAGCGCCGGAAGCTGGAGGCCCTTCAAGTTGCTCTACAAGAGGAAAGGCAGGCCTGGATCAAGCAGGAACACCAGCTGAAGGAACGCCTTCAGGCACTGCAGGAGGAAGGCCAGGTTCAGCTGGAAAGAGAGAAGGtagaagaggcagagggaagagttgGGGATGGAAACATGTTGGGAAAAATTACAGAATAAGGTGAGATGCCAGAATATGGAGGTCAATAGGGAACAGGGGTGGGGAGTAAAGAGTCACACATGAAAGGCAAGACTGGGGTTGAGGACCAGTGTGAAGATCTGGAGGCAGCAGATACATGAAAGGCCAAAGATGATGTTGAACAGTGATGAAGAAACAGGATGAatgggaggagggaagatggagcGGGACTTGGAATCAGTAACCAGGAATTAGGAGATGAGGCATGTACTAATACTGGGTTTTCTTTTGTAGGGGAACAGCCAGAGGGAGGCCCAGGCAGCCCGGGAGGCCCAGCAGCAGTTTGCACTGCTGCAGTCTGAGGTGCGGCGGCTGGAAGGGGATCTGGACACAGTccggagagagagagatgcactgCAGCTGGAGATGAGCTTGGTCCAGGTGAGCCCCAGAAGGTTCTGTAGTTGAGAAAGCAGGTTTGAGTACATATGGAGACTTGGAAGTCATGGAAGACTTGCCTGTCTCAGGTACTTGAGACTTATTATTGGTTAATTTGGTAATATTCTGTCTTTAGCTCCACTTCTTCCTTCCTGAAGACAGTTTTCCACAATATGGGCTGACTCACTGTTACATTTAGACTATGCTGGTTCAAATTTGAGATACTATATACTGTTCTTAAAGAGACAGTGCCACACTTACCAAATGCACTCACTGACTGAGCAGTTGAGTTTTTGCCAGACCTGACTCCAATTGGTTATGTTCtgctttgtatttattattattttatctgttaaacattttatttatcattgtaTATGTGGTATggttgtatatgtgtgagtgaatTGTACTGTGACacgtgtgtagaggtcagagaacaactcctTTCTTCCACatgaggaactgaactcaggttattaGGGTTATATGCTAAACATttttatctgctaagccatctaaTCAACCCAATTATTATTACTTTAGTAACTTCTATTAATACCTACCTCTTAAGTTGGGGATTCAGGAAgacaatgtttattttatttacttgggAAATTCCTGTAACAGCTCATAACCTGGCTCAAAACAGTACCACAAATTGTCAGATACAATTAGGTTGAAAAATTTGTTTCAGCCAGGCTTGGTAGCCCACATCTATAATTCCAACTAcgtggaaggctgaggcaggaggatctcaagttatAGCCCAGCTTAGGTATCAGTGTGAATGTGAAGTCAAGGATAGACAACTTAGTGAAAGCCTGTATCCAAAAGTAAAATGTAGACGAGGctatggctcagtgggagaggccATACTCAGCACGTGtgagccctaggttcaatcccaggactggttacaaaacaacaacaaaaccctttctagggctggttaagagcactggctgcttttccaagggacccaggttcagtttccagcatccaaaCAGCAGctgacagccatctgtaattccagttctaggggagcTGACAGCCTTTTTTGTTCTCTGCATGGACCAGGCACCAGTATGGTCATTTAATTCTACTTCTTAACTTGTTCTCAGAAACTCATCAGTTGGTCCTTAGTAAACATTTTACACAGAAAACAGAGGCCCACCAGGGTCATAACTGAACTAATAGAACTAAATTCATGTTTTACCTGCAGGCaaaatccatacacataaaaacaaaacaaaacaaacaaaaaaaccccaacagttGTAGTGTAACTAGTTCATTGAATCTTATTACATTATTTAGCCTTTGATCATCTACTAAGGGAGGTGGTGTTGGCAACCTTTCTgcaaagaactagaaaataaatatttttgactcTGTGGATGGTGTGTTCTCAGTAGTAACTGCTCTACTTAAAACACAAAAGCAGCTACGgagagtatgtatgtgagtgagtaTGGCTATGTCCCCATCGGACTTCACACCAAAAAGCAGCCATTGAGGGAAGCAGCAATCCTGGAATGGCGGAACTGCTCAGAGAGAGCCATGTTTCAGTCCTGGGGAAACACAGCATTGAGGAGCACTGACTTGGGAGGACTTCGTACTGACCACTGTGGGCCTCTGTTTTTAATGTGTGAAGTGTTTGCTAAGGGAAATGCACGAGTTACTGAGAGCAAGCTAAGAAGTAGAACTAAATGACCAGTCAAAAGGGAGTAACCAAGTAAGATGAGCCAGGAATGACGCCTCTGGGTTTCTCACAGCTCAGGACTTTCTAAGAGAAAGGTACCACTGAGGCAGGATCTAGAGGGTGCTCCTCTGTCCCgggtctataaaaaaaaaaaaaagctatgaagTTTGGggtgtgtggggttttttttgttttgttttgtttatttatttgttatttatttttaaacaattatttttattttattagcattggtgttttacctgcatgtgtattggtgtgaaagtgttgaatcccctggaactggagttgcaaacagttgtgggctgccaagtgggtgctgagacttgaactcaggtccttctgaagagcagccaatggtcttaactgctgagccccttCTCTGGCCCcctatttgtttatgttttagacaaggtcttgATATGTGGAAGTTGACTGGCCTTATCCTACTGCCTCTGATgaccaagtgctgagatttaggcatgaaccaccataccTAGTTTGGGTATATGGGCTTAAAGCTTGGAAAAAAGATCACAATGAAATGAAAGATTTGGGAATTAAGAAATCTAGTAAAAACCATGCCTAGAGGCAAAAGCTTATTATATACACTTTAGAATTATCTGGCCTAAGTGTCAGCAGAGAgtaggaaagaggaggagggctggagagatggctcagaggttaagagcactgactgctcttccagaggtcctgagttcaattcccagcaaccacatggtgcctcacaaccatctgtaatgggatctgatgccatcttctggtgtgtctgaagacagctatagtgtacccacatacataaaataaatgaataagttttaaaaaaagaaaagggaggcagGGCTAAAGAGCAGTTGCAGGCAGCACAGGCAGCAAAGACTCAGAATGAGGATAGAGAGAGGTCCTGCAGAGGAAGAATCACCTAGACAAGAGGTGTGAACTGGGGGCACAGAGCTGTAGTGACCCCataagagagagatagagaaacagcCAGTGTGGGTAAGAACTGAGCTCTAGACATATGAAGTAGCAATCAGATTCTGGAGAgctggaaagagagaacaagaggcgAAGACGAGACGGACTGCTGGAGTGCCTCCTGTTTCAGTGGGGGTAATCAGCGTATCATCTCAGACTCACTGCAGAGTGCTCTGATGTTGCCGTGGGTTAATACATCTATTTCTCTTGTCCAAAGCCATTTTgcttttgtgtgcatatatgatgTATCTCACGgttcaataaagaaagagaatctgAGTCACTCCCCAAGGCAGATTCCCTGGTGTTCATCCTTGAGGCAGATGAGGAGTTGTTGGTACTGATCTTGTTTACATTTCCCACACTGAGAAGACTAATCTCAGACATAATTGAGCTGACAGTCATTGTACCTTCCTTTACTCCCAGGCCAGATATGAGAGCCAGCGGATCCAGATGGAGTCAGAGCTGGCTGTACAGCTGGAGCAGCGGGTGACTGAGCGGCTGGCAGAGGCTCAAGAGAACAGCCTGCGGCAGGCCGCCTCCCTCAGGGACCATCACAGGTACTTGGGACTTAcaagatagtgtttctctggCAGCAGCAAGTGTTAGCTTCCTGCCCCTGTGCTCAGAGCCTCTTAGCCTCTCCCAGCATGACTCCCAGTGCACTTCCAGTCCCATCTGTTAAGGTCTTAGCCCTCTCGGGAGGGTTGCCATGAAGTGCTCATGGACAGGCACACAGCCTACAGATTTCCGTCCCATGGGGCATAGCTGCTCTGAAGGGGTGGGACGATGAGTGATGTTTCCAGCTCCTTTTGGAGTGATGCCGAAGTGTGTTGTTCACAGCTGTTCCAGGGGTGGCTCTCCTTTCTACCCCAGCCTTCTCTCACCCTCCTTCACCATGTCTGGAAGTGCTtctatcttgtttgttttttttttttttgggaggggggtgTTGGGGAGGcttattgttctttttaaagacagggtctcactatgtaggccagactggccttgaattcacagaaatctgtcttgtctctgtttcctgagtgctgggactaaagacatgtgACACCATGCCTGGCAGAAATGCTTTCTATATGTCATTTTCAAGTGGACATGGATTATAGTCCTATAACCCCAGCTTGGGTGGCTGAAGCAAGATGATTGCAAGTTGCTGtgtagtgagattctgtcttaaccaaactaaaccaaaaccaaacccaagcaATCAGCTAGTCTGTTGCTTTGCTGTAAACCTTCACATCAGTCTTTGCTTCTGGGGAGTCCATCCTGTGGCCTCAGCTTTGTTCTTACTGTCAATGTGCGTGGCTGGGCCGGGTGATTGCAGCTGTCTGTCTTCCTGACCTGAACCCAGAGGAATAAGGGTCCCTAATAGTGAGGTGCTGAGTGGGAGGACCAGAGATGAGGAATGGGACTAGCAGGTCTAGCATAAGCTGATGACGGATGCCAAGCAAGTTTATTCAGAAGTGCAGCATCGTATATACTATTTGCAGGGAACAGGGGGACTCAATAGCCAAGGTCAACTGAGAGCTAAGTCGGACAATGTTGGCAAGAGAACACAGGATACCTCAGCCATAGCTGATAACCACAGCACATCGGGAAGAGCAGGGTCCCCAGAAACTGCATCTTGACTCCCTTAGGAGACACTCACATCTCCCCTAGACCAGCCTTGTCAAACTCACTCCTGAACAAGGACACAGAACCAATGGTTCCTTTGTCCTTTTAGTAGGTCTCTGAGAAAGTCTTGGTCTGGGCTGACTTCCCACATCTGCCCTTACCTACACACAGTCTGTCTTTTTCtcattgacagtgtcttttggtTTAAGAAtggctttgtttgtttacatgtctGTACATATATCTGTGTTTAGATATGTAATTGTGAGTACTGATGCCTGTGGGGGCCAGATAGGGAGCTGGACCCCTGGAGCTGTAAGCCACTCAGTGtgattgctgggaaccaaacttaggtcctctgcaggagcagtacaCAGCACACACTTAACCCCTGAGCTACCACCTCTCCTGCCCCCTGATAGCAgctcccatctgtcctctaagTCTCTTTCTTACCTGGGACTTTGTAGGAAGCAGCTACAGGAACTCAGTGGACAGCACCAACAGGAACTGGCTGCCCAGCTGGCTCAGTTCAAGGTAGAAATGGCTGAACGAGAGGAGCGCCAGCAGCAGGTGGCTCAGGACTATGAGCTCAGGTACCGGCCTTGGAGTTCTTTCCATGGGTAAAGCCCAGACTGGGGATGGCAGAGAGAAGCCTTTCAGAAGATCCGGCCTCCTCTAATATATCCAAATCCTTAATTATTTCAGAGGTCTGATACTGCACCCAGCCTCTTGTCCTAAGCCTCTGCTTTCTTAAAATCTCCAAGTCACCTCTTTAATGTGTGTGAATTGGGGGAGTAGGTATATGTTCCTGTGGTGACGTGTAGACCAGAGGGCCATGTCATATGTCTCctccaccttatcttttgagacactGAGCTtagagctcaccaatttggctagactggctaacCATGGAGCTCTGGGGATCTCTAGGGATCACTCAGCACTGGGCTTCCATTTGTGCTTGGCCACACCCTGCCATTACTGGAGATTAtaactcaggccctcaggcttgTGCCGCAGACAagttactgactgagccatctctggcccctctcttcttcccctcagACTGGCAAGGGAGCAGGCTCGAGTGCGTGACCTGAAGAGTGGCAACCAGCAGCTGGAGGAGCAGCGGGTGGAGCTGGTAGAGCGACTCCAAGCCATGCTGCAGGCCCACTGGGATGAGGCCAACCAGCTGCTCAGTACCACGCTTCTGCCTCCCAACCCTCAGGTAGCCATTGCCCCAAAGAACAGCTGTCCTGCCCAAATAACGCCTTTTTCCATGGCCACAGCTCACTAATGTGTCCTGTTCCTCTGGCATAGTTTTGTGTTTCCAGTACACATGAGTGAATATGTGGTGCTAGTGTGGTGGAATAATGGCTAAATAAATTAGGACAGAAAGTTATTGCTAAGGCCAGGGAGAGGCTGTCAGTAAAGGGCTTGCTTCACAAGTGTGAAAACCTGACTGCATTCCCTAAAGCCTAGGAAAAAGATAGCTGGGCAAAGGCTCAAACTTATCCTTAgcttcatagtgagttcaggataagcctggcctacatgaggtcctgtctcaaagcaaagcaaagcaaaacaaacaaaaattttaagaaaaagaacagtagtaacaacacacacacacacacacactgttgctaAGTCCTGACCTAGATTAAAATAGGACTCCTTCTAGTCTTTCCTATGTTGGTGTCTCTTATGTTTAGTTTATGATAATGACTATTAGCTAAAATGCTTTAGAATTAGTTATGTGCATGTGGCACAAACATCTAaactgttaaaatttaaaaaaagtttatagTAAAAAGTAGCCTCTACTCTATCCTAGGACCCCAGCCCTCCATCTCCAGGTCTTTTCCCAAAGGTAGTCAAGGACTGCTGTCTTGAGCATCTCCCCTCCCCTGAGCTCCTCACATCAGATGCCACCCTGTACCCACTGCTGTATAACTTTGGATGTGACCAAGTACATATTCCTTGATACAGAAatggttttctgtatattctaTCTATAGTGCTACAATAAATACTAAAACACATGTTGTTATATAAGTTATCTATAAAATTTGTGGAAATAGaattataatatgaaaaataatcagTTTAAAATGTGATGGAAATTAGATGCTACCCATTTTCCTTTAAAGGGAGTTCAGGGAGTTTATAGCCATATTCAAGTGTCTGTACTAAGCCTTGTTGTCCCTTTGAACCTGCCAGGCTGTGAGCTTGCCTTTTTCTCTCCTGGCCAGGCTCCTCTTGCTGAACGCTCCAGCCCTGGGCCTCTGgagccagagaaggaggagagaagggtcTGGGCCATGCCTCCTATGGCCGCCGTGGCCCTGAAACCTGTGTTGCAGCAAAGCCGAGAAGTGAGGGGTGACCTGCCTGGAgctcagtctgttttctgtaGCACCTCCCCAGATCTGAGCCTCCTGCTAGGACCCTCTTTCCAGAACCAGAACTCCTTTCAGCCCTTGGAACCCAAGCCTGATGTGGCTCCACCCACAGGTGACTAAGGGCAGAGGTCACTGGCATTCTCCTTATGCATGGAGAGCTTACCAGGTTCCCTCTGATAGGAACGCGGGCATTTGGTTTCTAGATGTCTTACCAACCATGAATTGCCAGGAACAGAAACTTGTTGAGTAAAGGGAAGCGTACATGGAAGTAGATGGATGTGctgggagctggagctggaggcaGCGGGCTGTCAGAAGGGTGGtggcccttctctcctcaccctgcaCCCCTGCTTCTTTCTGCACAAGTCTACCACTCACTCTCCACACTGTGGTTCTCCCTCCTTATAGCCTTGGCGATGTATGGACTTGACTAGTCCTGACACTTGAGTCTAGCCCAGGCTCTTGGATGTACTTACCACTGGACTGGCTGACTTTAATGGGTGGCCACCCCTGGATAAGTGAGCTGTGACTTGGATGAGAAGGGTTTTTTGTAGTTTTACCATGTTGATATAGTGTGACTTAAGAATGAAGACTGTGTTGAGGTTTGTAGCTTAGTTCTAaatacagtgcttgcctaggatgTGTGAACCCCCAGCATCGCAGGATTgacctggtggcacacaccaccacagcaCTCAGTGAGTGGAAACAAAAGGTTAGAAGTTacaggtcatcctcagctacatagtgaggtggtttctaaattattattttatatgtatgagtgttttgcctgcatgtagatATGTGTCCTTCTCTAGcacctacacagtgagtttgaggtcagcctgggctggaTGTACGAACCcctgtgaaaaaagaaaaaaaaaaaagagtagagccGGGGTAGTgctcatgcctgtgatcccagcacctgtgAGAGCTGTTTTTGGTTATCAGCCTGACTGCATCAGGAGTGAACtgcaatccagaaatggaaggcaTACCTGTGTAGTGGGTGAATCCACTTGTAGTCCTgacctttgaggtaggaagagagtgagacactgggcctggcttgagcatctgagacctcaaaaccaaccccctagtgacacacttcctccaacaaagcctgACTAATCTAACATGGCCACActtcctagtagtgccactccctgtggacctatgggggctattttcattcaaacagtGTTGGAGAGACTGGGATCACTAGGTCATGTaggcctagctccaggttcagggaaagATTCTGGCCCAAGGGAGTAAAGCAGACTAGCATCCTTCTCTGGCCACTTTGTGCACTTGCACATgtaaacactatttttttttaatattatttactttgtgtatgtATAAGCATATGCATACCATAATATTTATGTGGAGCTATGGGAGTTGATTGACTCTTTATATAAATGTAGGTCCCTTAGTcaaactcaagtcaccaggcttggtagCCAACTGCCTttagtggctgagccatcttacagGCCCAAAAAAGAGGTGGGGTTTGCCTCAGATGCACTATAATATCGAAACTTGATCTTGAACTGattttcaaatgctgggattacaagagtatACTCCACACCCAGTGTGCTGTGGTGCTGGGATCAACCCTAGTGCTTGCTGtttgctaggtaagcactctgaAGTGAGCTGCATCCTGGTCCCTAGGAGGTACCTTAATCCTCCCTCCAGTTCTTTTCAACTCTGGTGCCATCTTTCCTGGGCCGTGGTATCCTTcttaaatttatgtatttgttttaaaggtttgtttatgTACCAAATGTATGCCTGTGgcagtcagaaaagggcattgaatcccctggaactggaattctagtttgagccgccatgtggtttctgggaattgaactcaggttctctggaagagcagtcagtgttcttaaccactgagccatctctccagccccgactcTTCCATTCAATGGTACCTTTTCTTTAGGAGCATTTGGTAGGTGGTTTATTGAGAGACTTCTTCCTATACACCACGCATGCATGCCAAGGTACCTGTCTCATTTCACAGCTGCACCCTTCTCTGCATTGGAGGCTTTCGCTGCTGACCATAGAGCAGAACGCCCATTTCCTGAGGAAGACCCTGGATCTGATGGTGATGGGCCCCTAAAAGCAGTGCTGCCACCTGCTTCTCAGCTTGAAGGCCTCAAGAATTTTTTGCAGCAGGTACTACGACTTCCTTGGcctttgtgtgtgttcacatgctcATGAAGTGTGTGAGCCAGACATCAGTGTCAGCCATTTTCTTCCATAGCTAAATTGTTTCTTCAATgccattttttattgttttttttaattagttattttatttatttacatttcaaatgccatccctcttcccagttaaACCGTCTATCCCCTTCCTcgtctcccctgcttctatgagggtgctcctccacccaccccctcctgcctcagcaccctagctgGGTCATcaggccttcacaggaccaaggtgcTGCCCTCCCATTGATGgcagataaggctatcctctgctacatatgcaactggagccatggatccctccatgtgtactctttggttggtggtttagtcccaaatgtgtaacccaggttggtctcgaacttgtgatcctcatgtctctgcctccttcagcaaatcctactagTGTACGCCACCAcaacagccttttctttctttttatttcctttttttttttttttttttaaagagaaggcctcactatgtaaccctggctgacctgtGACTCACTCTggaaactaggctggcctcaaactcacagggatctgcagtcctccccagtgcta
The nucleotide sequence above comes from Arvicanthis niloticus isolate mArvNil1 chromosome 6, mArvNil1.pat.X, whole genome shotgun sequence. Encoded proteins:
- the Cntrob gene encoding centrobin isoform X3; translation: MESVRGQLQTMLQTSRDAAYPGDPLIPGTGSERREEDSFDSDSTATLLNTRPLQDLSPSSSAQALEELFPRYTSLRPGPPTNPPDFQGLRDALDSELTRRKHCERHIQSLQTRVLELQQQLAVAVAADHKKDLMIEQLDKTLARVVEGWNRHEAERTEVLRGLQEERQAAELTRSKQQETVTRLEQSLSEAMEALSREQEGARLQQREREALEEERQALTLRLEVEQQQCQTLQEERDEARAGQLSERRKLEALQVALQEERQAWIKQEHQLKERLQALQEEGQVQLEREKGNSQREAQAAREAQQQFALLQSEVRRLEGDLDTVRRERDALQLEMSLVQARYESQRIQMESELAVQLEQRVTERLAEAQENSLRQAASLRDHHRKQLQELSGQHQQELAAQLAQFKVEMAEREERQQQVAQDYELRLAREQARVRDLKSGNQQLEEQRVELVERLQAMLQAHWDEANQLLSTTLLPPNPQAPLAERSSPGPLEPEKEERRVWAMPPMAAVALKPVLQQSREVRGDLPGAQSVFCSTSPDLSLLLGPSFQNQNSFQPLEPKPDVAPPTAAPFSALEAFAADHRAERPFPEEDPGSDGDGPLKAVLPPASQLEGLKNFLQQLLETAPQSNENTSADLLPPKSGSRAVSSWEEAPQVPRLPPPVHKTKVPLAMASSLFRVHELPSSNLQGSGLSTGSPERGTDGLSPPRQLMEVSELLRLYQARGWGALPAEDLLLYLKRLEHGGTDGQGELVPRRNTDSRLGEITRKEIPSQAIPRRLASAPKTEKPARKKSGHPGPGMRSRGGIWR